From a region of the Thermomicrobium roseum DSM 5159 genome:
- the gatB gene encoding Asp-tRNA(Asn)/Glu-tRNA(Gln) amidotransferase subunit GatB gives MEFETVIGLEVHAQLLTRSKMFCGCSADYAGAPPNTHVCPVCLGLPGSLPVINRRAVEMTVMTGLALGCRIPPYSKFDRKNYMYPDLPKGYQISQYDLPLCVDGALEFLVDGQRRRVRIRRVHLEEDTARLVHRTVAGESYSLVDMNRSGVPLIEIVTEPDLHSPEEARLFLQSLRQVLRYLGVSTGNMEEGAFRCDANISQRTVDGQQQWPKAEIKNLNSFRSVERALAYEEQRQRAAIRRGERLVQETRGWLEDQGITVTQRAKEYPDDYRYFPEPDLPPIFLTEDDLARIRAAMPELPLARWERFQVEYGLGPQEAALLTEERAVADFFEACVAGDRTLAREAANWITGELFALMRERGCGISEVGVQPRQLRQLIELVQRGTISTLTAKELLGAVSETGTDPEVLVAERGLAQVSDEAQLRAIVQRVLAENPKAVADYRKGKTAAIGFLLGQVNRALAGRANPAVARRLLEEALQQPVE, from the coding sequence GTGGAATTCGAGACGGTCATCGGGCTGGAAGTCCACGCCCAGCTCTTGACCCGGTCGAAAATGTTCTGCGGGTGCTCAGCCGACTACGCTGGCGCACCACCGAACACGCATGTCTGCCCGGTGTGCCTTGGACTTCCCGGCTCCTTGCCGGTGATCAATCGACGCGCCGTCGAAATGACCGTGATGACCGGCCTCGCACTCGGTTGCCGCATCCCGCCCTACAGCAAGTTCGACCGCAAGAACTACATGTATCCCGATCTTCCCAAGGGCTACCAGATTTCGCAGTACGACCTACCGCTCTGTGTCGATGGCGCGTTGGAATTCCTGGTCGATGGCCAGCGCCGCCGCGTCCGCATTCGCCGCGTACACCTGGAAGAAGACACGGCACGCTTGGTCCATCGCACGGTCGCGGGCGAAAGCTACAGCCTCGTCGACATGAATCGCTCGGGTGTTCCGCTCATCGAGATCGTCACCGAACCGGATTTGCACTCTCCCGAAGAAGCTCGTCTGTTTTTGCAATCACTGCGCCAGGTTCTCCGCTACCTCGGTGTCTCGACCGGCAACATGGAAGAAGGGGCTTTTCGCTGCGACGCCAATATCTCGCAACGGACCGTGGATGGCCAGCAGCAATGGCCCAAGGCAGAGATCAAGAACTTGAACAGCTTCCGCTCGGTCGAGCGCGCGCTGGCGTACGAAGAACAGCGCCAGCGAGCAGCCATCCGCCGTGGCGAGCGCCTCGTCCAGGAGACACGGGGCTGGCTGGAGGACCAGGGAATCACGGTTACCCAGCGCGCGAAGGAGTATCCGGACGACTACCGCTACTTTCCCGAACCGGACCTCCCGCCGATCTTTCTCACCGAGGACGATCTGGCGCGTATCCGTGCGGCCATGCCGGAACTTCCGCTCGCTCGTTGGGAGCGGTTCCAGGTCGAATACGGGCTCGGCCCGCAGGAAGCGGCACTGCTGACCGAGGAACGCGCGGTCGCAGACTTCTTCGAAGCGTGCGTCGCCGGAGACCGCACGCTGGCACGCGAGGCCGCGAACTGGATCACTGGCGAGCTGTTCGCGTTGATGCGCGAGCGTGGCTGCGGTATCTCCGAGGTCGGGGTCCAACCACGCCAGTTGCGACAGCTCATCGAACTGGTTCAGCGCGGAACCATCAGTACGCTCACCGCCAAGGAACTGTTGGGGGCGGTCAGCGAGACCGGTACCGACCCGGAGGTGCTCGTCGCCGAGCGCGGGCTCGCCCAGGTGAGCGACGAAGCCCAGCTCCGCGCGATCGTCCAGCGCGTCCTCGCCGAAAATCCGAAAGCGGTCGCCGATTATCGCAAGGGGAAAACCGCGGCGATCGGCTTCTTGCTCGGCCAGGTCAATCGCGCGCTTGCCGGTCGCGCCAATCCGGCCGTGGCTCGTCGACTGCTGGAAGAGGCGCTCCAGCAACCGGTCGAGTGA
- a CDS encoding Glu/Leu/Phe/Val family dehydrogenase: protein MVITTPEHSLYAIAVEQFNQAADLIGLEDELRQILSTCKRELTVNFPVEMDDGSIKVFTGYRVHHNLAAGPAKGGIRYHPNVTLDEVKALAMWMTWKCAIMGLPFGGGKGGVRVDPKLLSPGELQNLTRRYTTEISILLGPHQDIPAPDVNTNPQIMAWIMDTYSMHRHGGVSVPAVVTGKPPILGGSAGRLEATGRGVVFAIEEAAKTYGIDLTQARVVIQGFGNAGSTAARLLDELGSRIVAVSDSRGGIYNPNGLDIPAVFAFKQQTGSVIGYPEAERVTNEELLELPCDILIPAALEEQITERNAARIRARLIAEAANGPTTPEADRILFDRGIIVLPDIYANAGGVTVSYFEWVQGLQHFYWTEEEVNSRLRAIMTRAFQAIHATAERYHVQLRTAALALAVQRVAEITRLRGIYP, encoded by the coding sequence ATGGTGATCACTACACCGGAGCATAGCTTGTACGCGATCGCTGTCGAGCAGTTCAACCAGGCAGCCGATCTCATCGGCTTGGAAGACGAACTCCGCCAGATTCTCAGCACGTGCAAGCGTGAACTGACCGTCAACTTCCCGGTCGAGATGGATGACGGATCGATCAAAGTCTTCACCGGCTATCGCGTCCATCACAATCTCGCCGCGGGACCGGCCAAGGGTGGCATCCGCTATCACCCGAACGTGACCCTCGACGAGGTCAAAGCGCTCGCCATGTGGATGACCTGGAAATGCGCGATCATGGGTCTCCCGTTCGGTGGCGGGAAAGGCGGGGTCCGCGTCGATCCCAAGCTCCTGTCCCCCGGCGAACTCCAGAATCTCACGCGCCGGTACACGACAGAAATCTCCATCCTGCTCGGACCACACCAGGATATTCCCGCGCCGGACGTCAACACCAACCCGCAAATCATGGCCTGGATCATGGACACCTACAGCATGCACCGTCACGGGGGCGTCAGCGTGCCCGCAGTCGTGACCGGCAAGCCGCCGATCCTCGGTGGCTCGGCCGGTCGTCTGGAGGCAACCGGCCGGGGCGTCGTCTTCGCGATCGAAGAAGCAGCGAAGACCTACGGAATCGACTTGACCCAAGCACGCGTCGTGATCCAGGGTTTCGGTAATGCCGGTTCGACCGCTGCCCGTTTGCTCGACGAGCTGGGGAGTCGGATCGTCGCAGTCTCCGATTCGCGCGGCGGCATTTACAACCCGAACGGACTCGATATCCCAGCGGTCTTCGCATTCAAGCAGCAGACCGGCTCAGTCATCGGCTACCCGGAAGCGGAGAGGGTCACGAATGAGGAGTTGCTCGAGCTCCCCTGCGACATCCTGATACCAGCTGCCTTGGAGGAGCAGATCACTGAACGGAACGCTGCGCGGATCCGCGCCCGGCTCATCGCTGAGGCCGCGAACGGACCGACCACGCCAGAAGCGGATCGGATCCTCTTCGATCGCGGCATCATCGTGCTGCCGGACATTTATGCCAATGCAGGGGGCGTGACCGTTTCGTATTTCGAGTGGGTCCAAGGGCTCCAGCACTTCTACTGGACCGAAGAGGAAGTGAACAGCCGCCTCCGCGCGATCATGACGCGCGCCTTCCAGGCGATCCATGCCACCGCTGAGCGCTACCATGTCCAGCTTCGCACGGCCGCGCTCGCACTCGCCGTC